The Sphingomonas donggukensis genomic interval GCTTCCCGAATTTCGAGCCCGGCTCGACTGGTGGCGAGCCGAACGTCGAGGCCTTCGTCGCGGCGCTGCGCTCCGCCGATGGGGTCATCGTCGGGTCACCCGGCTATCACGGCACCTTCTCCGGCATGGTCAAGAACGCGCTCGATTACGTCGAGCTGATGGCGGGGGACGAGCGCCCCTATTTCCACGGCCTGCCGGTCGGGCTGATCGCCACCGCGGCAGGATGGCAGGCGGCGGTCTCGACGCTCATTGGCCTGCGCAGCGTCACCCATGCGCTGCGCGGCTGGCCGACGCCGCTGGGGGTCGCGATCAACACCGCCGACGGGCCCGATGCGATCCCCCGCGCGCAACCGCAGATCGAGATCATGGTGGGGCAGATGTTCGCCTTTCTCGCACCGCGGGTCCGGAGCTGACGGTCCGCGCGCGGTTGACGCGGCGTTAACCATGACCGCCTAGCGTCTCCGGCCATCATGGGGAGACGGTGTGTCATGGCCGGGTACAGCGACATCGAACGCAGCGGGCACGCCACGATCCTGGCGGTCGACGATCGCCCCGCCAATCTGGCCGCGCTCGGCAGGCGTCTGCGCGAAAGCGGCTACGACGTGGTCCTGATCGACGGCGGGCGCGCGGCGCTGGAACGGATCGCGCGCGGCGGGATCGATCTCGTCCTGCTCGATATGGTGATGCCCGGCCTGTCCGGCGTGGACGTGCTGGCCGAGATTCGCGCCGATCCCGAGACCCGCGACCTGCCCGTCATCATGGTCACCGCCCGCGCCGAACCGCAGGCCGCGGTCGAGGCGCTGGCCGCCGGCGCCGACGACTGGATCGCCAAGCCCTTCGCATTTGAAAGTCTCATCGCCCGCATCGCGCGCGCGCTGGCGCGGTCGGTGGCCCGGCCAACCCTGACGCCGACCGCGGATCGCGCCCGGCTGGTCGCGTCGATCCAGGCACTGCACGATCAGGTCGCGCGG includes:
- a CDS encoding response regulator, whose translation is MAGYSDIERSGHATILAVDDRPANLAALGRRLRESGYDVVLIDGGRAALERIARGGIDLVLLDMVMPGLSGVDVLAEIRADPETRDLPVIMVTARAEPQAAVEALAAGADDWIAKPFAFESLIARIARALARSVARPTLTPTADRARLVASIQALHDQVARLTL
- a CDS encoding NADPH-dependent FMN reductase; translated protein: MSQPHIVALGGTTRPQSSTGRALAAALKVAEDHGARTTLLTGDAIGFPNFEPGSTGGEPNVEAFVAALRSADGVIVGSPGYHGTFSGMVKNALDYVELMAGDERPYFHGLPVGLIATAAGWQAAVSTLIGLRSVTHALRGWPTPLGVAINTADGPDAIPRAQPQIEIMVGQMFAFLAPRVRS